The Gigantopelta aegis isolate Gae_Host chromosome 9, Gae_host_genome, whole genome shotgun sequence genomic sequence AAGTGCAAGGGTGATTTGTGATGTCTCATTTAATTTGGTCTTTTCTTCTTGTTAGTGACAAAGTTCCTGCATGTAGTGAAGGTCTTGTCAAGGTTTGTCTGCACACAACAAGGTAGTCACATCTTGCTTTTCTTGATCTTGTGGAGATTTTTCTGTCCCCAAGGGTGTGTCCGTCTGTGATGAAGGAATGGTATCTTGTTCCACATGATCTTTTAAAGGTTTGTCCATCAAGTGATAAAAGTTTGTCAGTGATGAAGATTTGGTGGTTTGCTCTAAATAGTTTGTCCATCTGTGGTGAAGGAATGACGACTTGCTTCAAACAGTCTTGTGAAGGTTTGTCTAGCAGAGGTgtgtgcatgtctgtctgtggtGAAGGTTTGCCTGTCAATGGTAAAGGTATGTCTGTTGGTGGTGAAGGTTTGTCTGTCAGTGGTGAAGGTTTGTGTCAGTGGTGATGGTTTGTCCATCTGTGGTGAAGGAATGATGACTTGCTTCAAACAGTCTTGTGATGGTTTATCTGTCAATGGTAAACATTTGTGTGTTATTAGCGATGTTTGTCAGTGTGTGGTCAAGGAATGACATCTTGCCTCAAATTACCTTGTGAaagtgtgtctgtctgtggtgATGGTTTGTCTATCTATGGTGTTACTTTCTCCATCTGTGATGAaggtatgtctgtctgtaatgAAGGTCTATCTATTTGTGGTGATggtttgtctgtctgtggtaaagGTTTGTCGATCTGTGGTGGTGGTTTGTCGATCTGTGGTGATGGTTTGTCAATCTGTGATGAAggtatgtctgtctgtagtGAAGGTATATCTATTTCTGGTGATggtttgtctgtctgtggtaaagGTCTGTCTATCTGTGGTGATGGTTTGTCAATCTGTGGTGAAGGTGTGTCTGTTAGTGGTGAAGGTGTGTCCGTCTGTGGTGATGATTTGTCTGTTAGTGGTGAAggtttgtctgtctgtggtgAAGGGATGATATTTTGCTCCAACCGGTCTTGTGTAAATTTGTCTGTCAGTGGTGAAGGGATGACATCTTGTTTCAACTATCTTGTGAAGGTTTGTCTATCTCTGGTGGAGGGGCGATGTCTTgctttattttgacacttgaagATCTGTCTGTCTGAGGTAAAGGAGTAATGTTCAAATCCACCACGTTGTATGAAGgtgtatctgtctgtgggaaaagggCAACATCTTGCTTGATCTGATTTTGTGGAGATTGTTCTGCTTCTGGTGAAGCTACGTCTTGTTCCATCTGGTCTTGTGAAGATTCATCTctctttatttcattttgtgAATATTCTTCAGATGCAGGTGGTGATTTTTCTGTTGTTAGTACAGATTTCATGTCTTGTTCGCATATTTCACTTTTTGGTGAAATGATATCTTGATATATTTGATGTTGTTGATATGTTTTCACTTCTAAAAAAGACTCTATTTTTGCCAGGTGCGTCTCAGGTGGACATTCTTGTATCATGTTCCATGCTCGTGGTGAAGGTGCAATTGTGTCTTTTTGTTTGTCCATTTCTTGTTCAGGCATTTCACTCTGGGTTGTTTGGAATTCTGGACTTTCCATCTGAgatgaacaaacaaaatcttGTACATTTTCTTCCATCTTTTTAATAAGTGTCATATCATGCAGTGGTGTCAGTTTTACTGAAGTTGAATTATCTTCGTGCAAAAGCGAAGCAGTCTGTTCAACATCTAATGGTGAGGAATCTGGAATAGCTGGCTCATTTAGATCCGTGTTTGGTGAATGTGAAATAAGGATCTtatttacaatttcattttcatCAAGACTTTGTTGAATGGGCAGTGCTGTCATGAAAGTGGCATCATATATTTCTTGACTTGTTATATTCTGTGGAGCACTTGAAATACTTTGCTCACTTATTCTTGTTTCTGGTGTTGATGTAACCTGAACATTACCAttttgttgttgaacaaaatcTTGATCCAAATTTTTACCGTCTACATAGAGatttattagcaatatttcaTTGCTACCTTGGTCAGAGGATTTAGCGTCAATCATGCCTGGATGTTCTTTATCTTGTACCGATTCCTGAAATTCAACACAAATATATGCTTCTGTTTGATCCTGGCTAGTTCCATTTACTAAAGAAACATTTCCAATATCTATGAAAGTATCATCATTTGTTGCCTCTTTGGATGATGGTTCTTCAAATGTTTTAACTTCACTAACAGAAATCTTCTGGATATTTGCCTTAATTGTACTGGCCAAAGCCTGTATCAAAATATCATCGTCCTTGAATTGTGATTCTTTAGTGGAATCCAAAACATCAGATGAAGTTTCAGCATCAGCTGAAGGTTGAATCTCATTCTTTAAAATAGTTTCTACATTTGTAGTATTTGTTGTGCATGCATGCACTTCATCATTCTTCCCAGCTGCACTGATTGCTTCTGGTTCCAATTTCTCACTCAGTTCCTCTGGAATGTTAGTGTTGTCCACtttatataccatattaagAGAGGACTGGTCTTCCCCACTGACAAAAATACCATTGTCTGAAAAATGTGAAAGCTCCCCTCTGTCTTCCAGCTCAGGCAGACTATCTTCAATAACCCCTGTGTTGATTGGTTGAACATCACCCATTTCTTCAAATTTTGTCCgatattcatttttcttttcaaaatcaGGAGATGCATTTACATTTTCAGTGTGGTCTTCATGATCGGATTCTTCATGATTGACAATTTCTCCCCTTTCTGAATCCTGTTCCTTCAGATCAAAAACCAATCCCCATGGGTCTTCTTCAGTTACATCAAAAATCATTCCAGCTGGATCATAGTCTTTCATATTAACCTCCATTCTCTCTGGATCTTGTTCCTTCAGATCAACAACAATTCCCTTTACATCTTGGTCATCCTGCAGATTAAAAACCTTTCCAACTGGATGAGCATATGCAGTGTCTTCATATTTGGCAGAGTCCAGAAGAGATAAGGGTTCACCTGTTACCATCTCCTTGgtagtatcagcagcagtgGAATGTAACGACAGAGTTGGTAGAATGGTAGGCCTTTCATAGTCATCTTTGATACATGGAACAGCAGTTGTTTCCATTTCCTTTTGTTGAAGGTTCACTTTTGTCAAAGAAGCTTGGCTGAGATTTGATGATGAACGACTTTCAACTCTTGGACTTAATTCTCTTGAAGACACTGGTCCTGCTTGTTTCTGGTGCAATGCTTGCAGCTGGAGAGCCACCTCCTCTAGCTGACTTTCACTGTCTGAGGTGTCCCCCATTTCAGAGCCTCTGCTACACACCAATACTGGAATTCCTGCATGGATGTCAACCGTGAACTGGTTATCTTGCACCTGCTCCACAGCAGAcacacttcttgggctactcctTGTTGATGAACAGAGCACAAAATCTGGCTTTTTATCAAATTCTGATATATCAGTATCTAATAAAACACTTTGGTCATTTCCATTAATAAAAGGCACTGCTGTTTTAAATGTCAATTCCACATTTGTGCAAGGTCCATCACTTTCCACTTTTTCTGACAATATCTGGATATCAGTTTCAGATTTTAATGTTTGAATACGCATTTCTGGGATTTTTTTCTGTTCCAAACTACATTCAGTCAGAGGGCGTTTACTGTTAATATCAATAACTAGACCCTCAACTTCATTCTCAGTACCTCTAGAAATATCGGTATGATCAGAAAATGTAGACGATGTTAAAGATGTACTGACGTCTGTACTAACGTCTGTGGAGCCGAGGTCATCTTTTGAGGTAGTGCTCCAGCGTACTGCTATCATGGAGCCTTGTTCTGTATCATCCTTGTCAGTCGTTTCACTGGAGGTAGAACTAAAAGTAGGATTGTCATTTACGGCCGAGTCAGAGGTCACATTTGATGTAATGTCTtctttctgtgtctgtctgtcaacAGAACTAGCTTGCATATCTTCTAAAAACCTGATTGCAACTACATGTTCTATACTATCTGTGGTCACAATCACATCAGGAGTTTGCTGGGTATCTGCACTTTCTTTTTCCGGCTCTTGTGTTAATGTTTCTGAGGATGAAAGCTGACTGATGGATTTAGTTCCAACATCCATTTCTTCAGTAGTTATTTTCTCATCTCCTAACACTCTAACTGAAGTCTGCTGACTAgttgtttcttcttctgttgATGACTGTGTCGATATTTTACTACTGCTGGATCTATGCTTTCTCATTCTTTGTTTTCTTGATTCAACACCTCTAGTCAGTGTTTGTCCAGAGGATGACAATAAATGGGTATCCAGAGGCAGGAGCTTCTTCTTCACTGATATCTTACTGGAACTTGATGACAGTAAGCTGCTCTGCAGACTGTCTGATCCCCTGCTTGGTGTTTTGCTTTCAGAGCAAATGCGAGAATTTACAGACATACCACTTGTGTCAGAGATCTTTTCACTGTCTGCTCCTCTTGATGAAGCAAAACTTGCCATTGAGGATGATCTACTGTTTCCCTTTTCTAAATCTGTTTTAAGCATAATTTCTTTCAAACTTTTCCTCGAAGGAGCTGGGATGCCGCCTGGCTTTAGATCACCTAAATCTGAGCTATTAAGAGACATAATGCTAGCAGATGAATGTCGTCTTTCTTGCTTGACATCATTTGAATCTGGAATATTGTCCATGGTGTTATCTTTCAACATATCTGCATGACTTTCACTTCTGCTGTCTACAGACTTGACTAGTCTTGTACTGCTGACAGAATCTAATGTTTTTACTGGTTCTGTAGAGTCTGGGTAATCTGTCTGCTTTTGTGGGCCCTTGTCTGATGGTGTTTTCGGTGTTTCCCTAGTAGATGTATCAACTGATGTAAGATCACTATGAAGACTAACagttacattttcttttttcttcttttgttccAAGTCAACCACAACTTTTGGTTTATCAGCAGAAATGTTCTTGGATCTTGGAGAGGGCACGTAGTTTTCAGCAGGATAGCTTTTTATTTCTGAATCATCATGCATCTGCATTCTCTTTTCGGGTGATTTCTCAAAATCAGATCTAATAGATTCAAGGATTACCATTGGAACATAATCTGTAATTTCTGTAGATTTTACAGCTGCTTTATCGTTTTCAGCAGAAATTGTCTCCTCCTGATATGGTGGACATACAGGCAATATATCTCGACTGCCTT encodes the following:
- the LOC121381250 gene encoding uncharacterized protein LOC121381250 isoform X1, which translates into the protein MEKGTKPVHKGTRRRYHRRRTAQITADPLSLVRRGSSSSSGSYTNTSSSYNSDFTTSYVYKESSSSSFSCTPLTASHYSLVAPLSPNTSLPTIKTAWMSTPRPSRDLIPTPYSSRDDIPAGHNLFDNRPVFTDEDSISLSSFDSKLSKYMTYAQKYYDTTTTDLVSRSETETTKKDIMSVRPKRQGARQNITVVKKDNESSLKCTSLICDKHANTDCLYDEDYDGSVDSKCSSEYRGYDEDIHPPDPDAWRGNQGERKKYLKEESRGSVTEEFMDTKFSLVTEKANYYRSAYAYVPEERGNEQEVGVFAEDGDPFYVTAEQLSAEKDKILESIDKTCSSSRGVLPKLRQSCWSSSGLNAGVADPLGEDVTDVGKQNEPLPHGRGIRKSDHPEVETERSLSRLSRGSFEKDVSFDQRLKDDFSLPADLPVGAECDAVVASHHVQSVSVSLDQRMKDDFSLPADLPVSAEYDAVGTSGHVQSVSSRASVEKDIPDDQPLEAQYTPRIPSPVQRENEKRCESSLSRASIGPVSESEHNGLSLPDRANTDEQIEMEEKRSEFEGSRDILPVCPPYQEETISAENDKAAVKSTEITDYVPMVILESIRSDFEKSPEKRMQMHDDSEIKSYPAENYVPSPRSKNISADKPKVVVDLEQKKKKENVTVSLHSDLTSVDTSTRETPKTPSDKGPQKQTDYPDSTEPVKTLDSVSSTRLVKSVDSRSESHADMLKDNTMDNIPDSNDVKQERRHSSASIMSLNSSDLGDLKPGGIPAPSRKSLKEIMLKTDLEKGNSRSSSMASFASSRGADSEKISDTSGMSVNSRICSESKTPSRGSDSLQSSLLSSSSSKISVKKKLLPLDTHLLSSSGQTLTRGVESRKQRMRKHRSSSSKISTQSSTEEETTSQQTSVRVLGDEKITTEEMDVGTKSISQLSSSETLTQEPEKESADTQQTPDVIVTTDSIEHVVAIRFLEDMQASSVDRQTQKEDITSNVTSDSAVNDNPTFSSTSSETTDKDDTEQGSMIAVRWSTTSKDDLGSTDVSTDVSTSLTSSTFSDHTDISRGTENEVEGLVIDINSKRPLTECSLEQKKIPEMRIQTLKSETDIQILSEKVESDGPCTNVELTFKTAVPFINGNDQSVLLDTDISEFDKKPDFVLCSSTRSSPRSVSAVEQVQDNQFTVDIHAGIPVLVCSRGSEMGDTSDSESQLEEVALQLQALHQKQAGPVSSRELSPRVESRSSSNLSQASLTKVNLQQKEMETTAVPCIKDDYERPTILPTLSLHSTAADTTKEMVTGEPLSLLDSAKYEDTAYAHPVGKVFNLQDDQDVKGIVVDLKEQDPERMEVNMKDYDPAGMIFDVTEEDPWGLVFDLKEQDSERGEIVNHEESDHEDHTENVNASPDFEKKNEYRTKFEEMGDVQPINTGVIEDSLPELEDRGELSHFSDNGIFVSGEDQSSLNMVYKVDNTNIPEELSEKLEPEAISAAGKNDEVHACTTNTTNVETILKNEIQPSADAETSSDVLDSTKESQFKDDDILIQALASTIKANIQKISVSEVKTFEEPSSKEATNDDTFIDIGNVSLVNGTSQDQTEAYICVEFQESVQDKEHPGMIDAKSSDQGSNEILLINLYVDGKNLDQDFVQQQNGNVQVTSTPETRISEQSISSAPQNITSQEIYDATFMTALPIQQSLDENEIVNKILISHSPNTDLNEPAIPDSSPLDVEQTASLLHEDNSTSVKLTPLHDMTLIKKMEENVQDFVCSSQMESPEFQTTQSEMPEQEMDKQKDTIAPSPRAWNMIQECPPETHLAKIESFLEVKTYQQHQIYQDIISPKSEICEQDMKSVLTTEKSPPASEEYSQNEIKRDESSQDQMEQDVASPEAEQSPQNQIKQDVALFPQTDTPSYNVVDLNITPLPQTDRSSSVKIKQDIAPPPEIDKPSQDS